The following proteins come from a genomic window of Nocardioides albertanoniae:
- a CDS encoding sensor histidine kinase: protein MPLMVRSLDRTALLLGIPVLALSVFIAAVSLPARAALVVCAASLGAHLALALRLSRPRLGFAVVAACTGVLALTSGLFIVVPSVLTFPVALHTAVARGSRLDGIAAAGTGILGAAIGTWRFVTDASVRAEGLEPHAGFVLVTLLAVVAAAWALGQRARGDIARAKADQLRAEERVAAAARDERTRIAIEMHDVIAHSLAVIVSQARGAQYADRSDPQVPVDALTTIEKTGREALSEMRGIFGLLRDHQDGELAPAPALEDLPDLVARFPSARLSVVGTPQPLSPSRELAVYRAAQESLTNVVKHAGPEVDAAVTLTWSAARLVLQVTDHGGRAAAGGGAAGLGLAGMRYRVEALGGTATAGPQRTGGFAVTVSLPTEEEAR, encoded by the coding sequence ATGCCGCTCATGGTGAGGAGCCTCGACCGTACGGCTCTGTTGCTCGGCATTCCGGTCCTCGCCCTGTCGGTGTTCATCGCCGCCGTCTCGTTGCCTGCCCGGGCGGCCCTCGTGGTGTGCGCTGCGTCGCTCGGAGCGCACCTGGCGCTTGCGCTCAGGCTGTCCCGGCCGCGTCTCGGCTTCGCCGTGGTGGCTGCCTGCACGGGCGTACTGGCCCTGACCAGCGGCCTGTTCATCGTCGTCCCGTCCGTGCTGACGTTCCCCGTCGCGCTGCACACAGCGGTGGCCCGCGGTAGCCGGCTGGACGGGATAGCCGCAGCGGGGACAGGAATCCTCGGCGCGGCCATCGGCACCTGGCGGTTCGTCACCGACGCGAGCGTCCGTGCGGAGGGACTCGAGCCGCACGCAGGCTTCGTACTGGTGACGCTGCTCGCCGTCGTCGCAGCAGCCTGGGCGCTGGGGCAGCGGGCCCGTGGCGACATCGCCCGGGCGAAGGCCGACCAGCTGCGGGCGGAGGAGCGGGTCGCCGCGGCGGCCCGGGACGAGCGGACCAGGATTGCGATCGAGATGCACGACGTGATTGCTCACTCGCTGGCCGTCATCGTGAGCCAGGCACGAGGCGCCCAGTACGCCGACCGCTCCGACCCACAGGTGCCGGTTGACGCTCTGACGACGATCGAGAAGACGGGCCGCGAGGCGCTCAGCGAGATGCGCGGCATCTTCGGCCTGCTGCGCGATCACCAGGACGGCGAGCTGGCGCCCGCGCCGGCCCTCGAGGATCTGCCGGACCTGGTCGCCCGATTCCCCTCCGCTCGTCTGAGCGTCGTCGGGACTCCGCAGCCGTTGTCGCCGTCGCGCGAGCTGGCGGTCTACCGCGCCGCCCAGGAGTCGCTCACCAACGTCGTCAAGCACGCAGGGCCGGAGGTGGACGCCGCCGTCACCCTCACCTGGTCGGCCGCACGGCTCGTTCTCCAGGTGACGGACCACGGGGGTCGGGCAGCAGCCGGCGGCGGCGCGGCCGGCCTCGGGCTCGCCGGGATGCGTTATCGGGTGGAGGCGCTCGGCGGGACGGCGACCGCCGGACCACAGCGGACAGGAGGCTTTGCCGTGACTGTGTCACTGCCGACCGAGGAGGAGGCCCGGTGA
- a CDS encoding zf-HC2 domain-containing protein yields the protein MSGMNDDLDATAHETFADWDASYVLGALSPSDRRAYERHLSSCGICRDATAELAGMPGLLGVLSREEAHELVEDDRTAVPASSLASLAGVVRRSRRNRRALATAAAVVLLAGGTALGGTLLDRDGAREPAAGPSASTPVSPNGPAGANARTLDLQPVGSVDLWAQLVVTPTSWGTSLRWSCHYPPKPGQSAPPQTDSPPEPVTYDLVLVDRDGGRTIAGSWTWSGGETLGLDASSAVPINDVERIEITLDGEETAIAAASLT from the coding sequence ATGAGCGGGATGAACGACGATCTGGACGCCACCGCCCACGAGACGTTTGCCGACTGGGACGCGTCCTACGTGCTCGGTGCGCTGAGCCCGAGCGACCGGCGGGCCTATGAGCGCCACCTGAGCAGCTGTGGCATCTGCCGCGATGCCACGGCCGAGCTCGCCGGTATGCCCGGGCTGCTCGGCGTGCTCTCCCGCGAGGAGGCCCACGAGCTCGTCGAGGACGACCGCACCGCGGTCCCGGCGTCGTCTCTGGCGAGCCTCGCCGGTGTCGTACGCAGGTCGCGACGGAATCGCCGGGCGCTCGCCACGGCGGCCGCGGTCGTGCTTCTCGCCGGCGGCACGGCGCTCGGCGGCACGCTGCTGGATCGCGACGGCGCTCGGGAGCCAGCAGCCGGTCCGTCGGCGTCGACACCGGTCTCCCCCAACGGCCCGGCCGGAGCGAACGCCCGCACGCTCGACCTCCAGCCGGTCGGCAGCGTCGATCTGTGGGCGCAGCTCGTCGTCACCCCGACGAGCTGGGGCACCAGCCTGCGGTGGAGCTGTCACTATCCGCCCAAGCCCGGGCAGAGCGCCCCGCCGCAGACCGACTCACCACCTGAGCCGGTGACGTACGACCTGGTGCTGGTCGACCGCGACGGCGGTCGCACGATCGCGGGGTCGTGGACCTGGTCCGGCGGGGAGACGCTCGGGCTGGACGCCTCCTCCGCCGTGCCGATCAACGATGTCGAGCGGATCGAGATCACCCTCGACGGCGAGGAGACGGCGATCGCTGCTGCCTCGTTGACCTGA
- a CDS encoding tyrosine-type recombinase/integrase: MSAIEPRQQTPSTGLAVTQSVRELFLGDLRELPPTQRADALARRFLLSYTGHTRAAYGRDLADWFGWCAALEIDPLAANRAMVDGYARHLEARRSPATIARRLSALAGFYRYAIAEEVLTSSPAAHIKRPKTANDSQTLGMDRGEARAFLAAAKEHSTRAGALVTLLLHDGLRISEALGADVGDLSHARGHRILTITRKGGARRDVVLNPATSQALDAYLDARVEGPVFITSSGNRWHRSEAFRLVRRLGTAAGIEHADKLSPHSLRHTFVTLAREAGVPLEDVQDAAGHADPRTTRRYDRGRHNLDRHPAYALGAFLAD, translated from the coding sequence GTGAGCGCCATCGAACCCCGTCAGCAGACCCCGTCCACCGGCCTGGCGGTGACGCAATCCGTCAGAGAGCTGTTCCTCGGCGACCTCAGGGAGCTGCCCCCGACACAACGGGCCGACGCGCTCGCCCGCCGGTTCCTGCTCTCCTACACCGGCCACACCCGCGCCGCCTACGGACGCGACCTCGCCGACTGGTTCGGCTGGTGCGCAGCCCTGGAGATCGACCCGCTGGCCGCCAACCGGGCGATGGTCGACGGCTACGCCCGCCACCTGGAGGCCCGACGGAGCCCCGCGACGATCGCTCGGCGGCTCTCCGCGCTCGCCGGCTTCTACCGCTACGCCATCGCCGAGGAGGTGCTCACCTCGTCCCCGGCTGCTCACATCAAACGCCCGAAGACCGCCAACGACTCCCAGACCCTCGGCATGGACAGGGGAGAGGCCCGAGCGTTCCTCGCCGCCGCCAAGGAGCACTCCACCCGTGCTGGGGCGCTCGTCACGCTCCTTCTCCACGACGGCCTGCGCATCTCGGAGGCGCTGGGAGCAGACGTGGGCGACCTCAGCCACGCCCGCGGCCACCGCATCCTGACGATCACCCGCAAGGGCGGCGCCCGCCGCGACGTGGTGCTCAACCCCGCCACGTCGCAGGCGCTCGATGCCTATCTCGACGCACGAGTCGAGGGCCCGGTCTTCATCACCAGCAGCGGCAACCGCTGGCATCGCTCCGAGGCCTTCCGTCTCGTGCGCAGGCTCGGCACCGCGGCCGGCATCGAGCACGCCGACAAGCTCTCCCCGCACAGCCTGCGCCACACCTTCGTCACGCTCGCCCGTGAGGCCGGCGTCCCCCTCGAAGACGTCCAGGACGCCGCCGGCCACGCCGACCCCCGCACCACCCGGCGCTACGACCGCGGCCGCCACAACCTCGACCGCCACCCTGCGTACGCCCTCGGTGCGTTCCTCGCCGACTAG
- a CDS encoding GMC family oxidoreductase: MSQTSQELTTDYIVVGAGSAGAVIAARLSENPSNQVVLLEAGPGRKETNVQVPAAFSKLFRSELDWDYLTDPQPSLGDREIYWPRGRMLGGCSAMNAMMWVKGFQADYEEWGEAAGPEWGWESVKKAYAALEDVEDATALDGVGGPVRVERQRSPRPHTNSFLQAAEEAGYPRGRANGPNPEAYVETMVTQRRGARWSTKDAYLTPAAKRSNLTVLADAPATRVLLDGTRATGVEATVAGRTTTLTARREVILAGGAINSPQLLMLSGIGPAAHLREHGIDVVRDVPEVGENLSDHLVGVLGWEVEGGSLGGAETPLQLASYLLRRRGMLTSNVGEAYGFLHSRAGLSGPDIEMIFAPVGFFEEGLVPYEGHAVGLGPILVDPASRGQIRLRSADPTAKAIIDPRYLSDPDGHDRAAMVHGVGVALDIASQPALKDTLGTMVRPDLPGDAPPAEVAAAVLERHAHTLYHPTGTCRMGSDEASVVDPTLRVRGIDGLRVADASVMPRIVRGHTNAPSILIGERAAELIRRD; the protein is encoded by the coding sequence ATGAGCCAGACGAGCCAGGAGCTGACGACCGACTACATCGTGGTGGGAGCGGGATCGGCGGGGGCGGTGATCGCCGCTCGGCTCAGCGAGAACCCGAGCAACCAGGTGGTGCTCCTCGAGGCCGGCCCCGGCCGCAAGGAGACCAACGTGCAGGTGCCGGCGGCGTTCTCCAAGCTGTTCCGCTCCGAGCTCGACTGGGACTATCTGACCGACCCGCAGCCGAGCCTCGGCGACCGCGAGATCTACTGGCCGCGCGGCCGGATGCTCGGCGGCTGCTCGGCGATGAACGCGATGATGTGGGTCAAAGGGTTCCAGGCCGACTACGAGGAATGGGGCGAGGCCGCCGGACCCGAGTGGGGCTGGGAGTCGGTCAAGAAGGCGTACGCAGCGCTCGAGGACGTCGAGGACGCCACCGCGCTCGACGGGGTCGGTGGGCCGGTGCGGGTCGAGCGCCAGCGCAGCCCCCGGCCCCACACCAACTCGTTCCTGCAGGCGGCGGAGGAGGCCGGCTACCCACGTGGGCGTGCGAACGGCCCGAACCCCGAGGCGTACGTCGAGACGATGGTGACGCAGCGCAGAGGCGCCCGCTGGAGCACCAAGGACGCCTACCTCACCCCGGCTGCCAAGCGGTCCAACCTGACCGTGCTCGCCGACGCCCCGGCCACCCGTGTGCTGCTGGACGGCACCCGGGCGACCGGCGTCGAGGCGACGGTCGCGGGCCGGACGACGACCCTCACCGCGCGTCGCGAGGTCATCCTCGCCGGTGGCGCGATCAACTCGCCTCAGCTGTTGATGCTCTCCGGCATCGGCCCGGCAGCCCACCTGCGAGAGCACGGGATCGACGTCGTCCGTGACGTGCCCGAGGTCGGCGAGAACCTGTCCGACCACCTGGTCGGCGTGCTCGGCTGGGAGGTCGAGGGAGGTTCGCTCGGCGGAGCCGAGACCCCGCTCCAGCTGGCCTCCTACCTGCTACGACGCCGCGGGATGCTCACCTCCAACGTCGGTGAGGCCTATGGGTTCCTGCACTCCCGCGCAGGCCTGAGCGGTCCGGACATCGAGATGATCTTCGCGCCGGTCGGCTTCTTCGAGGAGGGCCTCGTGCCCTACGAGGGGCACGCGGTCGGCCTCGGCCCGATCCTGGTCGACCCCGCGAGCAGGGGGCAGATCCGGCTGCGGTCGGCCGACCCGACGGCGAAGGCGATCATCGATCCGCGCTACCTGAGCGATCCGGACGGCCACGATCGCGCCGCGATGGTCCACGGCGTCGGTGTCGCCCTCGACATCGCCTCCCAACCTGCGCTCAAGGACACCCTCGGCACGATGGTGCGGCCCGACCTGCCTGGTGACGCGCCGCCTGCGGAGGTCGCTGCCGCCGTCCTCGAGCGCCACGCCCACACGCTCTACCACCCGACCGGCACCTGCCGGATGGGCAGCGACGAGGCCAGCGTGGTCGATCCGACCCTGCGCGTGCGCGGCATCGACGGCCTCCGCGTGGCCGACGCCTCCGTCATGCCCAGGATCGTGCGTGGCCACACCAACGCACCTTCGATCCTGATCGGCGAGCGGGCCGCGGAGCTGATCCGACGCGACTGA
- a CDS encoding response regulator transcription factor: MTIRVFIVDDQELVRAGCEMVIAAQPDMEVVGSAGDGAAALERLAVTRADVVLMDIRMPLVDGVEATRRLRARGALPRVLVLTTFDLDEYVIAALAAGASGFLVKDAPAGELLGAVRAVAGGDAALSPSSTRRLIEHVANDLLPPAGDGLPLGPGQGPVDRLTPRERDVFWALVRGRSNGEIAAELHLAQGTVKLHVGRILTKLDLADRVQVVIFAYENRLVRAGRPIAGETDQPT, translated from the coding sequence GTGACCATCAGGGTCTTCATCGTCGATGACCAAGAGCTGGTGCGTGCGGGCTGCGAGATGGTGATCGCCGCCCAGCCGGACATGGAGGTCGTGGGCTCCGCCGGTGACGGCGCGGCTGCCTTGGAGCGACTGGCCGTCACCCGTGCGGACGTCGTGCTCATGGACATCCGCATGCCATTGGTCGACGGTGTCGAAGCGACCCGGCGGCTGCGCGCGCGTGGAGCCCTGCCCCGAGTGCTTGTCCTCACCACGTTCGACCTCGACGAGTACGTCATCGCCGCTCTCGCGGCCGGCGCCAGCGGCTTCTTGGTCAAGGACGCTCCCGCCGGCGAGCTGCTCGGTGCGGTCCGAGCGGTGGCCGGCGGGGACGCCGCACTCTCGCCGTCGAGCACCCGGCGGCTCATCGAGCACGTCGCGAACGACCTGCTCCCACCTGCCGGTGACGGCCTCCCGCTCGGACCCGGTCAGGGTCCGGTCGACCGCTTGACCCCTCGTGAACGTGATGTGTTCTGGGCACTCGTCCGAGGCCGCTCGAACGGCGAGATCGCCGCCGAGCTGCACCTGGCCCAGGGCACCGTCAAGCTTCACGTCGGCAGGATCCTGACCAAGCTGGACCTGGCGGATCGCGTACAGGTCGTGATCTTCGCCTACGAGAACCGCCTCGTCCGCGCGGGGCGACCAATTGCAGGAGAGACCGACCAGCCGACCTGA
- a CDS encoding sigma-70 family RNA polymerase sigma factor yields MGAEDDLLVAVHDAHADALYRYVARRTGDGEEARDVVQETLLRAWRHPEVLQRSDDGVRAWLFTTARNLVIDDLRSARRRREYAAESPPEQSRADETQAVLDSWVVADALMSLSPDHRAMVVGAYYGGRSVTELAHEHGVPIGTAKSRLHYGLRALRLALQEKGVTS; encoded by the coding sequence ATGGGCGCCGAGGACGACCTCCTGGTAGCCGTGCACGACGCGCACGCCGACGCCCTCTACCGCTACGTGGCGCGTCGCACCGGCGACGGCGAGGAGGCGCGCGACGTGGTGCAGGAGACGCTGCTGCGGGCGTGGCGCCATCCGGAGGTGCTGCAGCGGTCCGACGACGGCGTACGCGCCTGGCTGTTCACCACGGCCCGCAACCTCGTGATCGACGACCTGCGCAGCGCCCGGCGCAGACGTGAGTACGCCGCGGAGTCCCCGCCCGAGCAGAGCCGGGCCGACGAGACCCAGGCGGTGCTCGACTCCTGGGTCGTCGCCGACGCACTGATGTCGCTCTCCCCCGACCACCGCGCGATGGTGGTCGGGGCCTACTACGGCGGCCGCTCGGTCACCGAGCTCGCCCACGAGCACGGTGTGCCGATCGGCACCGCGAAGTCTCGGCTGCACTACGGCCTGCGAGCCCTGCGCCTCGCGCTGCAAGAGAAGGGGGTCACCTCATGA
- a CDS encoding acyl-CoA dehydrogenase family protein produces the protein MIDLSLTDEQVAFQKLAREFLDKEVVPHRAEWDRRESVDTAIIAKMGELGFFGLTVPEAYGGLGGDYITYCLALEELGRADSAVRGIVTVSMGLCGKIILAHGSEEQKQEWLPGITSGTKLGCFGLTEPDTGSDAGNLKTRAVRDGGDWVINGSKIFITNGTWADVCLLFARTGEDGPRGVSAFLVPSDAPGFERTEIKGKLGLRGQATASLSLEDVRVPASALVGEEGRGFTYAMESLDKGRISVAAGCVGIVQACLEAVVGYSTERTQFGKPLASFQMVQDMIAEISVDADAARLLTWRAASLLESGEAYGTAASKAKLFASEAAVKAANLAIQAFGGYGYVDEYPVQKLMRDARVMTLYEGTSQIQKLLIGRAETGVSAFL, from the coding sequence ATGATCGATCTTTCTCTCACCGACGAGCAGGTCGCCTTCCAGAAGCTGGCTCGCGAGTTCCTCGACAAGGAGGTCGTGCCTCACCGCGCCGAGTGGGACCGCCGCGAGTCCGTCGACACCGCGATCATCGCGAAGATGGGCGAGCTCGGCTTCTTCGGACTCACCGTCCCCGAGGCCTACGGCGGTCTGGGCGGCGACTACATCACCTACTGCCTCGCCCTGGAAGAGCTCGGCCGGGCCGACTCGGCGGTGCGCGGGATCGTCACCGTCTCGATGGGGCTGTGCGGCAAGATCATCCTCGCCCACGGCTCCGAGGAGCAGAAGCAGGAGTGGCTCCCGGGGATCACCAGCGGCACCAAGCTGGGCTGCTTCGGGCTGACCGAGCCCGACACCGGCTCCGACGCCGGCAACCTCAAGACCCGGGCCGTACGCGACGGCGGCGACTGGGTGATCAACGGCTCCAAGATCTTCATCACCAATGGCACCTGGGCCGACGTCTGCCTCCTGTTCGCGCGCACCGGCGAGGACGGCCCGCGCGGCGTCTCGGCCTTCCTCGTCCCCTCGGATGCTCCCGGCTTCGAGCGCACGGAGATCAAGGGCAAGCTCGGCCTGCGCGGCCAGGCGACCGCCTCGCTGAGCCTCGAGGATGTTCGCGTGCCCGCCTCGGCTCTCGTGGGCGAGGAGGGCAGAGGCTTCACCTACGCCATGGAGTCGCTCGACAAGGGCCGCATCTCGGTCGCGGCCGGCTGCGTCGGCATCGTCCAGGCCTGCCTGGAGGCGGTCGTGGGCTACTCCACCGAGCGCACCCAGTTCGGCAAGCCGCTGGCGAGCTTCCAGATGGTGCAGGACATGATCGCGGAGATCTCCGTCGACGCCGACGCCGCTCGGCTGCTGACCTGGCGAGCGGCGTCGCTGCTGGAGTCGGGGGAGGCGTACGGAACCGCGGCCTCCAAGGCGAAGCTGTTCGCCTCCGAGGCCGCGGTCAAGGCGGCCAACTTGGCGATCCAGGCCTTCGGCGGATATGGCTATGTCGATGAGTATCCCGTGCAGAAGCTGATGCGTGACGCGCGAGTGATGACGTTGTACGAAGGCACCAGCCAGATCCAGAAGCTGCTCATCGGCCGCGCCGAGACCGGCGTCTCGGCGTTCCTCTAA
- a CDS encoding SMP-30/gluconolactonase/LRE family protein codes for MLRTRFRPIIVALVSVIAVGASAPVAGASQPQSITALLTQPRCTDASATVSVFRQGGIPLVDWRENLEFDGRGLMWVSHSTKGIVEAYDPDGELVKTVKVASPGGIRVGPDGYMYVNYGVPVALESGIMRFDPTSAHPVAEVVVDGLSGINGLAIDDDGSFYLGREASRGILKVTPDGTIDHDWTAAADVFGTNGVTIADGRLYATALTDLTSPVAEVPLREPDQHRTLARLSAVPNVYKALDDLEVSGDHLLVTAFATGELLRVRAEARARRACCSAVYGSRRAYESLSVSARSTVTVRCSSPRRPAESCGSRSRRAPREAPDRSFALNHHRRPTDKAAQEQ; via the coding sequence GTGCTCAGAACACGGTTCCGTCCCATCATCGTCGCGCTGGTCAGCGTCATCGCGGTCGGTGCCTCTGCGCCGGTCGCCGGCGCGTCGCAGCCTCAGTCCATTACCGCTCTGCTGACGCAGCCGCGGTGCACCGACGCCTCGGCGACGGTGTCCGTCTTCCGGCAGGGCGGGATCCCTCTCGTGGACTGGCGGGAGAACCTCGAGTTCGACGGCCGCGGACTGATGTGGGTGTCCCACTCCACCAAGGGGATCGTCGAGGCCTACGACCCCGACGGCGAGCTGGTGAAGACGGTGAAGGTCGCCTCACCGGGTGGGATCCGAGTCGGCCCGGATGGATACATGTATGTGAACTACGGCGTCCCGGTCGCTCTCGAGAGCGGCATCATGCGCTTCGACCCCACGTCGGCACATCCGGTGGCGGAGGTCGTCGTCGACGGGCTCAGCGGCATCAACGGGTTGGCGATCGACGACGACGGCAGCTTCTATCTCGGCCGTGAGGCGTCCAGGGGCATCTTGAAGGTCACGCCGGACGGGACGATCGACCACGACTGGACCGCCGCCGCAGACGTCTTCGGCACCAACGGCGTGACGATCGCAGACGGACGGCTCTACGCGACAGCCTTGACCGATCTCACGTCGCCGGTCGCCGAGGTGCCCCTGAGAGAGCCCGACCAGCATCGGACCCTGGCCCGGCTCTCCGCCGTGCCCAACGTCTACAAAGCCCTCGACGACCTGGAGGTCAGCGGCGACCACCTGTTGGTCACGGCATTCGCCACCGGCGAGCTGCTGCGAGTGAGAGCCGAAGCACGGGCGAGGCGTGCGTGCTGCTCAGCGGTCTACGGCAGCCGACGAGCGTACGAATCCCTGTCGGTTTCGGCGCGTTCGACCGTGACGGTCAGGTGTTCCTCACCGAGGCGTCCGGCCGAATCGTGCGGGTCTCGATCACGTCGAGCGCCTCGTGAGGCGCCCGACCGATCGTTCGCTCTGAATCATCACCGTCGACCTACGGACAAAGCGGCTCAGGAGCAGTAG
- a CDS encoding YceI family protein: MRTRTKAAIGVGAAVVVLGGVAVIFGPGWYADRAEEAAADEPSLSASAAPSDTTAAAGTWSVSDGSFAGYRVDEVLRGEDVTVTGRTEDVTGEVSIGEGEVTEAKIEVKVATIATDSDNRDGYFRENAIEAEQFPTATFELTEPAALAEGASKVDLTGDLTVHGTTKKVTVAAEVGADGEDGMQVVGSVPITFADFGVEPPNLGFVSVEDSGSVEFSLALTPA, encoded by the coding sequence GTGCGTACACGGACGAAAGCAGCAATCGGGGTCGGTGCGGCAGTGGTGGTGCTCGGCGGCGTCGCCGTGATCTTCGGGCCGGGCTGGTACGCCGACCGGGCCGAGGAGGCTGCGGCCGACGAGCCCAGCCTCAGCGCCTCGGCTGCGCCGTCGGACACGACCGCCGCCGCGGGCACCTGGAGCGTCTCGGACGGATCCTTCGCGGGCTACCGGGTCGACGAGGTCCTGCGCGGCGAGGACGTCACCGTCACCGGCCGCACCGAGGACGTGACCGGCGAGGTGAGCATCGGCGAGGGCGAGGTCACCGAGGCGAAGATCGAAGTGAAGGTCGCGACGATCGCCACCGACTCCGACAACCGGGACGGCTACTTCCGCGAGAACGCGATCGAGGCCGAGCAGTTCCCCACCGCCACCTTCGAGCTGACCGAACCCGCCGCCCTCGCCGAGGGCGCCAGCAAGGTGGACCTGACCGGTGACCTCACCGTGCACGGCACGACCAAGAAGGTGACCGTCGCCGCGGAGGTCGGCGCCGACGGAGAAGACGGCATGCAGGTCGTCGGCAGCGTGCCGATCACCTTCGCCGACTTCGGCGTCGAGCCGCCCAACCTCGGGTTCGTCAGCGTCGAGGACAGCGGTAGCGTCGAGTTCTCGCTCGCACTCACCCCCGCGTGA